The genomic stretch CAACAACAACTATATCTCATCCATCAGAGTTTTTCCATCGCTAAGAATATGCACTAGATTGGCTTTGCCTTCAACACAAAttcattattttaaatcaatCTTATCAAGACATCAATTAACAAGTTTCATAAGTATGTTATTTTGATCAAAGACATCAAGAATATAATGCATAAGAATGGTAAATTCAGAGTCACTCTCACTTTTTATGAAGACAACTAATGTGCTAATTTCATAGTCAAATTTGATATCTCTTCCGATCAAGATCTTTTGGTCCATCATTTTTACTTAGAAGGGCTTAGCCGCATCCTGTAGCTACACAACATAAGCATTCTCTTTAAAACTTAGTGTGTTTGTTTCTTTTAATCCACACTTTCTTTTgccttataataaaaaaaaatcaaataacaaaaactttaaatttaatttgaGTCATTAACGGGTTAATCCAATTAGTTATcttaattaatcaatattttttttgtttttattttttaatattttaataaaaaatttctcATTCCAAACAAATAAGTAATCAATATATCTTTCAAACACAATCAATATGCACTTGAATTGAAACTTCATCTACCTAATTATTAATAGATGGAGTATTAATTTAATACTACTATCTTAGTATCTTGTCTCCAACTCAAGATGtacctaaaaaaaattcaaatcatatgCAATAATTTCATAAAATACTCTCTACTAGATCATTTCATAACTTTTAAATAAAGATCTTTAATCATCCTTACCTAAAAAATGGGATATGTTTTTTAAATACTTGTACATATCCATCCTATATCTGGTACTCATCTCTATCACTCTCACCAATAACCCTTCACAACCATTACACGTGGCACAAAACCATGCGAGACCCCCACAGCAATCCAATGAAGTTGCCCGCACCCAATCACAGTGCCAACTATATCGAGTCTCaaaccaaaactttgaaactgaAACCCAAACAACGATAGAAAATGTTACTGAACTGAAACCAGTTTCCGTTGCGAATCGTTGCATCTTTCAATCGCAACCGTTCATTTCATCTTTCGTCAATTCAACAACAACCGTGGATGGGACAAGCAGCTTCCACCGCCGCCGTCGCCAACCGCCGGGAAAGGAACACCAATACAGCGAAAACCAGTAGATCCACCTCCTTGGTTTCTCCGATGAACGCTACCGAAGAAGACGACGATGTTATAGATCCGGTTGACCGTGGAATCTCCGATTATATATCAGATCTACCTGACGAGTGTTTAGCGATTGTGTTTCAGTCGTTGAGCCCCGGTGACCGGAATCAGTGCTCACTCGTTTGCCGGCGGTGGTTGGTTGTCGAAGGACAGAGTCGGCAGCGGTTGTCGTTGAGCGCGAAACTGGATCTGCTTCCGGTGATTCCGTCTCTCTTCAATCGGTTCGATTCGGTGACGAAACTCGCTCTGAAATGCGATCGTAGATCTGAGAGTATACGAGATGAAGCTCTTGTGATAATCTCGGAGCGTTGCCCTAATCTCACGCGCCTTAAGCTCCGCGCGTGTAGGGAACTAACCGATGTTGGAATGGAAACTTTTGCGAAGAACTGTAGAGGATTGAAGAAACTATCGTGTGGATCTTGTACTTTTGGATCTAGAGGTATGAACGCGGTGCTGGATAATTGCGCTGCGCTCGAGGAACTGTCGGTGAAGCGGCTTCGGGGGATTGCGGAGACTGCGGTGGCGGAGCCGATTGGACCGGGTGTAGCGGCAGCGTCGCTGAAGACGATTTGTTTGAAGGAGCTTTATAATGGACAGTGTTTTGGTTCGTTGATTTTAGGTGCGAAGAATCTGAAGACTTTGAAGCTTTTTCGATGCTCGGGTGATTGGGACACGCTTTTTACGCTTATGGCGGAGCGTGTTACGAGTATGATTGTTGATGTTCATTTCGAGAGGCTTCAGATTAGTGATATTGGGTTACAAGCTATATCACATTGTTCGAATTTGGAGATTTTGCATCTTGTTAAGACACCTGAGTGCACTGATTTGGGACTTGTTGCGATTGCGGAGCGATGTAAGTTGTTAAGGAAGCTTCATATTGATGGATGGAAAGCGAATCGGATTGGTGATGAAGGGTTAATAGCTGTTGCTAAGTTTTGCCCTAATTTACAAGAATTGGTGCTTATTGGTGTTAACCCTACAAAAGCAAGTTTGGAAATGTTGGCGTCTAATTGTCCGAATCTAGAGAGGTTGGCTTTGTGTTCAAGTGATACTGTTGGTGATCCTGAGATATCTTGCATTGCTGCAAAGTGTTTAGCTTTAAAGAAACTCTGCATTAAGGGCTGTCCGGTTTCGGATCATGGAATGGAAGCTTTGGCGAACGGGTGTCCCAATTTGGTGAAAGTGAAGGTTAAGAAATGTAAAGGCGTTACACCCGAGGGCGGAGATTGGTTGAGGCTCACTCGGGGATCAGTTGCTGTTAATTTGGATACTGTGGAAGCGGAACTTCAAGATGCTAGTGCTAGTGATGGTGGAGCACAAGACAATGTTATAGAGTTTCCTCCAATGCCCGTCTGCGCAGCCGCATCTACATCGGGAAATACTGCATCTAGAAGTACTGCTCGATCGGCTTCGTTCAAGCAAAGGTTAGGACTTTTATCTGGAAGGAAAATAGTGGCTAGTACTTTGAGaagatggtcaggtggtagcacTAGTGCCCGCCATGGTTAGAGACAGAGAGCATAAGGAAGCTGTCTGTCTTTAACCatttttcaatattattatttgttttgtaTCATTTGATTTTCTATATGTTGTACTGTTACATTTGAAATTTATGCCGTGTGatgttaatttgttttttatttgaatctTCACGGTTGAAGTTTCAATGACATTTTTCTCTTATTTATGTTGGTGCTATACTTCCTTACATTGTTTTCTCACTTGTCTGATTTCCCTCTCTTGACTGGATTCCTGGGTTTGATGGATTGGAAACAACAAAGGTTAAGGATGTTTGGTTTTTGCATACGACTATGATTGCATTATCAATGTTTTCAAGTACAACTATAGCAGTATTGTGAGCATGCTTGTGATGCTATAGTTGCTAATATGTTGAAAAGTTCGAAACTAAATGGATTGCTTAACTAACTTTTTACAGACATTGACCCGAAATGTCATATAGGATTTAAGTAACTTAACCAACTTAACTACTTTTACTCCAATGGTGATTGCCTTGGAATTTATagatatttttgttgattaatCTCAGTCATGTAATCGTGATTGCTTAACTAACTTAACTTAGGACTTAAGTAACCTAACCAATTTAACTACTTCTACACCATTATGAAGCAACCAAATCAACTTAACTACTTTTACTCCAATGGGGATTGCTTGTAATTTATCTGAAACTTTTTGTTGCTTAATCTCGGTCATTTAATGTGATGTGACAAATCTTTTGGGCTAAAATTGATTAATTATGTACAACATTTAATGTAACTACACTATTTGATTGTTAAATTTAGGTAGGACGGTTCATGGTTTGACTTTAATAGATTGAGTCTAACCTACAAAATTGAAATGTGAATTGTATATTTATTCTTTTGGTATCATTGCTCTTTCAAAATAGGCTTGACTAAGTGAGGCATATGACTACTAGCATATTGTTAGCAGACTTCTCAACTCCACCCTTTTGATGATCAAGGAAAGTTTTAGCCTTTAGGTCCCACGATAGAGATTCGATATTAGGTTTCATTTTGGTCTCACAACAACAACCcagcaatgttttaaaaattggacaGGACCCTCTGGTTGAACCGATAATCGGAGGGGTTATCGGTCTGATCTGATTGTTAGATCCGGTAAGTTATTAAACTACTAAGAATCAGTCAAAACCGGCTAAAATTGATAAAAACCAACAAATCGAAGGTTTTAGAAAATTGACAAGCTAAATGCTTGCTTTTTATTCCTCCAACAAAACACCTCGttttgataattttaaaaaaaaaaagtaaaattaaaatataaatagactttattcaaaatgtgtttggataatttttttaagaaaaagtaaaattaaaatataagtagactttattcaaaatgtatttgaaataattttctctccttaaaattaaattgattagATATTACACTTATACTTATTcaatttatgttatttatatctaatttgtattttgtactttgttgtttgttgtgtgatGACTATGTTTAGAACTTTAATTTAAAGAATGAACttttaaaattatgatattttgaaaattttttagATGACGTAATTTTTTTACAGATCGAGTCATCTGGTTCAACcagtttaataattatataattttgttacaGAGACTGATTTATTCAAATGAGTTATTCggtttaattcaattttatcatGTACCTTGATCAATGATTTAGTACTCTCACTGGTGATGGTGATGATCAatctgatttttaaaatatttcaaatcTTATTCTACTAAGAGATGTCgattatattgaattttttttattatattctatttaaaaatatatttttaaccaaATCATTAATATCAAGATCGTTGATATGACCACTTAAAAAAATTATACTGATTTCTTAACTATTCAAAATGAATCACTTTTATCTTTTTCATTCATTGTGTTAGTAAAAGTCACTGAACAATATGTTAGTTAAAGTCATCGAACAAAAATATGTACCATTATAGTGGGATGTTTATTGTGCATGCCACATTTTTCCTCATGGTATATATCACACGGGTGTtcaaatccaaaccaatccaaataaaaactataaactgatccaaaaaaaatcaaaatcgcaaaaaattgaaattaattatatatgtttGGGTGTTATTTTGTGAAACTCACACGGTTCGGATTAAATTTcaaattgatttttcaaaatcgatccaaaccaaatcgaaactgcaagtatattttttttacttatttattttttattagtatgatatgttacataaatttattattatacgatgacttttttttaatattatctattaacttaatttaatctatttatttttattatttcaatcaTAATCGATCATTctcattttataatattaactttCAATATACTATATGGTATATATTATATCAAGTCaatgatttattagtatttttgtaatattaataaaaatataattaataatttggaTATTATTAAATTGGATCggattaaatttttttaagggttaatacctatttacCCCCTGTCATATGGGGCCTTTTTGAAAAATCACATCGATTCCCCCAACATTTAAAAAAAGTCTCTCTTAAAATCTTTGATAGGCCAAGTCACCCAAAATGTTGATGTGTCAATGTTTTTCAGATTTttccattattatttattttctcctGTGTTTAGTCAGTTTTCCTTGGATAATATACCCTTAGGGTTAGAAACAAAACCTAATCCCAAAAAATATTCACTTAGTCACCTTTCCATTAAGCCATCGTTGTTTAACATAATCCATAAATCTTCATAACCCAAATTTTTTATAATGCATGTTCAAATGTCATCTATGGTATGAAACGTTTACTCAAAACTCAGGTTCGTTGATGAATGAGCGACAAATGGTTGTTGATGGAGAAGAGGAAGCAACTGTGAATAGACCAAGAGAATGAGGGATTTATACATTCAAATTCCCTTTCTTCTTTCTCATTCTCTCTCCATAGCAGAACAAAAATACCAACACCACACTTAATCTCTCTTACTCCAACATAAGACAAACTTATTCCAAGATCCGATTCACACATTGAATAAATTCACTCTGAAAATATCATTCAAACctgaaataaactaaaaaaacccCACATAAATTGCAAACACAAaggaaagagtgaaaaggggCATCGTTCCGATTAGAGTCGCGGAGGAGGGCTTTGGTGTTGACATCAGAGGGAGGAGGAGGGATGGCAGGATCGAGAACAGGCTTGAGGCGTCCGCGGCGGAGGGTGGATGTACGCGGTGGATATAGGTTGAGCGGCTGCGCGCGCTGGAAAAGGCCGGAACGACGATGTTGGTCTTCGCAATGTTTGAGCGGTCTCACAACATACTATAGCGGCGGGAAAAAACAACGATGGTGGTTGTGCTTTCCGATTTGTCCTTCTTCCTTGTTGTGTTTtgaaaagttttatttttaaagttgTTGTCGTTTTGTATTTGGACCTTGTTCTTGGTTCTATGTTGTATGTTGAAAGTGAGTTCAATAGAGAATGATGAAGGTTTTGTTAATCTCTTAtgaagttgttttgtttttaactTAAGGGTATAATTGTCTAAGTAAAAATGACTAAACACaggtgaaaataaaaaataaaggaaaagtcTGAAAAACATTGACACATTAGTACTTTTGGTGACTTGGCCTGTCAAAGGTTTTAAGAGAGACTTTTTTCTAAATGTTGGAGGAATCCATCTGACTTTTTTTTACGGGGGTTTTCGAAAAGGCCCCATATGACAGAGGATAAATAGGTATTAACCATTTTCTTTAACGTATAATCCAAACCTAAATCGAACCGCAAATAAATTAAACTTTGGATCGGATGTATTTTTGCCTTAAAATCGATTCAAACCGAACCGCGAACACCCCTTAAGTCACGTACAATTCCAACTTGAATAATCACCGACCTAACTCCAAACCACTAAGTTCCAACTTGTAGAATCATAAAGGaataaagaaaacattgtgacAAAGGTCATAAAAAACTATCAACAAAGACGACTGAAACGAACATGAGCAAGACAAGTAAGAAAATTGTGTGCTCCATTTTATATAaatatcttttgatttttttggatatttaattGTGACTGTTGTTCCGAATGTTAGGGTTTATTTTTTTGGAGTTTCTtaaatgtttaaaataaaatccaaaaatcaagattaaagaCACAAGGGAAAAGGATTAAAGAAGGCTTAAATAATGATTTCGTccatgtaagttagcgtgttttggttttagtccctgaATATTTTTTTTCCAAGTCCCCATATGTTCAATTCGCTTTGGCGTTAGTCCCTGCTGTTAGTGAGACGTTAAAAAAAAGCTTATGTGGCAGGCGTTGGTGACTTGGCATACTCCTTAAacattgttttattgttttttttgtaacacacGTGGAtattagttttatgcaaatgAAAAGTCACTCCACTTTTGGTATTTAGACCCTATCAATTAGGGTTTATACTTATTTAGAAGCTGCTCAATGAAAACTCAGTGAAAGTGGAGGCAGACGATGTACAAAGCACTTCTCTGAGGCATTTCTCCATTGAAGACCTGACAATCTTATTTGAGCAACCTCGATTTCATCTTCCAGGTATGAATTTTACAGTGAATATTCATTATGGGGGTAAGTTTTGTAGGGATGGTGCGGTATACTACTTAGGTGGGGATAAAGTATCAGTAGATATTGACCCTGATAGATGGAGCTTCTTT from Vicia villosa cultivar HV-30 ecotype Madison, WI linkage group LG4, Vvil1.0, whole genome shotgun sequence encodes the following:
- the LOC131596496 gene encoding F-box protein At1g47056-like; translation: MGQAASTAAVANRRERNTNTAKTSRSTSLVSPMNATEEDDDVIDPVDRGISDYISDLPDECLAIVFQSLSPGDRNQCSLVCRRWLVVEGQSRQRLSLSAKLDLLPVIPSLFNRFDSVTKLALKCDRRSESIRDEALVIISERCPNLTRLKLRACRELTDVGMETFAKNCRGLKKLSCGSCTFGSRGMNAVLDNCAALEELSVKRLRGIAETAVAEPIGPGVAAASLKTICLKELYNGQCFGSLILGAKNLKTLKLFRCSGDWDTLFTLMAERVTSMIVDVHFERLQISDIGLQAISHCSNLEILHLVKTPECTDLGLVAIAERCKLLRKLHIDGWKANRIGDEGLIAVAKFCPNLQELVLIGVNPTKASLEMLASNCPNLERLALCSSDTVGDPEISCIAAKCLALKKLCIKGCPVSDHGMEALANGCPNLVKVKVKKCKGVTPEGGDWLRLTRGSVAVNLDTVEAELQDASASDGGAQDNVIEFPPMPVCAAASTSGNTASRSTARSASFKQRLGLLSGRKIVASTLRRWSGGSTSARHG